The Pseudoalteromonas translucida KMM 520 genome has a window encoding:
- a CDS encoding SapC family protein, giving the protein MAEQQVQPLHNEKHANTKIKNGINVEFMKTQHLVPVVAHEFARIANEFPMSFVKNNETGTFQAVAMFGLEPGENLFVEGDKWTAAFAPMATTRYPLGLVKHPDQDQYGIVIDEASPLVGEEEGNALFENGEETDYLKRRKEALVSFIEFSQITDAFTKFLADKELLVAQTLTVDIKGEKKDINGIYLIDEKKLNELSDADFLELRKRGYLAPIYSFLTSTHQVARLARLKAQQA; this is encoded by the coding sequence ATGGCGGAGCAACAAGTACAGCCTTTACACAACGAAAAACATGCCAACACTAAAATTAAAAACGGCATCAATGTAGAATTTATGAAAACGCAACATTTAGTGCCAGTAGTTGCACATGAATTTGCGCGTATAGCGAATGAATTTCCAATGTCTTTCGTTAAAAATAACGAAACAGGTACTTTTCAAGCAGTTGCTATGTTTGGCCTTGAGCCAGGCGAAAACTTGTTTGTTGAAGGCGATAAGTGGACGGCAGCATTTGCACCAATGGCTACGACTCGCTACCCACTAGGTTTAGTAAAACACCCAGATCAAGACCAATACGGTATTGTTATTGACGAAGCGAGCCCATTAGTTGGCGAAGAAGAAGGTAATGCGTTGTTTGAAAACGGCGAAGAAACTGACTACTTAAAGCGTCGTAAAGAAGCATTAGTATCGTTTATAGAGTTTTCTCAGATCACAGATGCTTTTACTAAGTTTTTAGCTGATAAAGAACTTTTAGTAGCGCAAACGCTAACAGTTGATATTAAAGGCGAGAAAAAAGACATCAACGGTATTTACCTTATCGATGAGAAAAAACTTAATGAATTAAGTGATGCTGACTTTTTAGAGCTACGTAAACGCGGTTATTTAGCACCAATATATTCTTTTTTAACGTCTACGCATCAAGTAGCACGTTTAGCTCGTTTAAAAGCGCAACAAGCGTAA
- a CDS encoding isoaspartyl peptidase/L-asparaginase family protein, producing MKKSLLMALIATSCISVSNNALSAEVPFAIAIHGGAGTIEKSKFTPEEEQAYRAKLTEAVEAGYKILEQGGESLDAITAAIQVMEQSPYFNAGRGAVYTYDGSHELDASIMDGRNRQAGAVAGVKHVESPINLARLVMDNSVHVMLSGQGAEEFAKEQGIPLIENNLFDTEHRYKALLKAKQKLDKAKATSKDYQAAHKALPNNYKMGTVGAVALDKNGNLAAGTSTGGMTAKRYGRIGDAPVIGAGTFAENESCAVSATGHGEYFIRYNVASDICARVKYQGKTIVQAGDEVINGVLAPIGGTGGVIIVDTKGNISLPFNTSGMYRASKSNTQATYVGIFKGE from the coding sequence ATGAAAAAATCACTTTTAATGGCGCTTATCGCCACTAGTTGTATTAGCGTAAGCAATAACGCCTTAAGTGCAGAAGTACCTTTTGCTATTGCGATTCATGGCGGTGCGGGCACGATTGAAAAAAGTAAATTTACGCCCGAAGAGGAGCAAGCTTATCGTGCTAAATTAACCGAAGCGGTAGAGGCCGGTTATAAAATACTTGAGCAAGGCGGCGAAAGCTTGGATGCCATAACGGCAGCGATTCAAGTGATGGAGCAGTCACCATATTTTAATGCCGGGCGTGGCGCGGTTTATACTTACGATGGCAGCCATGAGCTAGACGCATCAATTATGGATGGGCGTAATCGTCAGGCGGGCGCTGTTGCAGGTGTTAAGCATGTAGAGAGCCCAATTAATTTAGCGCGCTTGGTTATGGATAATTCAGTACACGTCATGCTCAGTGGCCAAGGCGCTGAAGAATTTGCTAAAGAGCAAGGTATTCCCTTAATCGAAAATAATTTATTTGATACCGAGCACCGCTATAAAGCATTATTAAAAGCAAAGCAAAAATTAGATAAAGCCAAAGCAACCAGTAAAGATTACCAAGCAGCGCATAAAGCTCTGCCTAATAACTATAAAATGGGCACGGTTGGTGCGGTAGCACTGGATAAAAATGGCAATTTAGCAGCTGGTACATCAACTGGCGGTATGACCGCAAAACGCTATGGCCGTATTGGTGATGCGCCGGTAATTGGTGCAGGAACGTTTGCTGAAAACGAGTCGTGTGCAGTATCGGCCACCGGCCATGGTGAGTATTTTATTCGTTATAATGTAGCCAGCGATATTTGTGCGCGCGTTAAATACCAAGGTAAAACCATAGTGCAAGCAGGGGATGAAGTGATTAATGGAGTACTTGCGCCAATAGGCGGTACGGGCGGCGTTATTATTGTAGATACTAAAGGTAATATTAGTTTGCCGTTTAATACCTCAGGTATGTACAGAGCCAGTAAATCAAATACCCAAGCCACTTATGTAGGCATTTTTAAAGGCGAATAA
- the hrpA gene encoding ATP-dependent RNA helicase HrpA yields the protein MVNLGQLFGELKTCLKKDQFIFKKRLHGVKKITDENKHANALEKIAADITRSQALRAQRLAALPKVTYPEQLPVSQKKDVIKNAIANNQVVIIAGETGSGKTTQIPKMCLELGRGVDGLIGHTQPRRLAARTVANRIAEEMQCELGQQVGFKIRFSDQVSNNTYIKLMTDGILLAEIQQDRFLNQYDTIIIDEAHERSLNIDFILGYLKNLLPKRPDLKIIITSATIDPERFSKHFDDAPIIEVSGRTFPVDVRYNPVTEINKEDMEAEGDQLQGIFDAVDELCAEGPGDILIFLNGEREIRDTADALSKRNLKHTDILPLYSRLSNAEQNRIFAPHSRRHIILSTNVAETSLTVPGIRYVIDPGTARISRYSYRTKVQRLPIEPISQASANQRMGRCGRVEAGICIRLYAEDDFLSRPEFTDPEILRTNLASVILQMLALGLGDMAQFPFVQAPDSRNISDGLTLLEELQAVHPTKRNDKTVLTQSGRELSRLPVDPRLAKMVLTAHKLGALREVIIIVAALSIQDPRERPQEKRAAANEKHGRFDDPDSDFIAFLNLWNYLEEQQSELTNSQFRKLCQKDFLAYMRLREWQDIVYQISTVCNEMGMKATSNAADGEQVHKALLSGMLSHIGFKDEKQIYKGARNSQFHIFPGSGLFKKSPKWLMSAELVETSKLYARTNAKIDINWVEPLAQHLVKRSYTEPHWEKKPGAVIAFEQQTLYGLLIVNKRRCVYSNIDPKVSRELFIRTALVEQELGLNESFLEFNRELIEDIQVLENKSRRRDILVDEQTLFEFYDKKIPKEINNRAAFLKWYKTQKQQNKHYLQMSRDDLMQHGASSITEFDYPDTWQQDNLILPLAYHFDPGQAVDGVAVQIPVALLNQVQESGFDWHIPAFRHELISGLIKSLPKSLRRNFVPAPNYADAVLAAIEPLQGSLIDALSNRLLKMTGVRVDPDAWDLSALAAHLRLQFEVRGDNDKLLARGLDLAKLKAQLQGEVTQTLSKVADKGIEKVDLTQWDFGELPNSYVKKQGQYEIKAYPALVDKKSTAAIELFDNEVKAQVAHQQGLRRLVLLNVPSPIKYLQQNLPNKAKLGLYFNPFGKIADLIDDCIAAGVDSLLLKYGDIRTSDAFESVKEHIRGELGDAVVEIATQVEQVLSIAHALHKKMKGRVDLTMITAHGDIKSQLESLVFKGFVSQHGATKLSDLIRYLKAIQKRLEKLPIDPNRDRLCVLELDKVAQEYKKQANKTPKGMPIPKEVEAIFWMQQELRVSLFAQTLGTPYPISAKRVLNAIKEIE from the coding sequence GTGGTAAACCTAGGTCAGTTGTTTGGCGAGCTAAAGACGTGCTTGAAAAAAGATCAATTCATTTTTAAAAAACGCTTACATGGCGTAAAAAAAATAACCGATGAAAATAAGCATGCCAACGCGCTTGAAAAAATAGCGGCCGACATTACCCGTAGCCAAGCACTGCGCGCGCAGCGTTTAGCCGCTTTGCCTAAAGTGACTTACCCAGAGCAATTACCGGTGAGTCAAAAAAAGGATGTGATTAAAAACGCGATTGCTAATAACCAAGTGGTTATTATTGCAGGTGAAACCGGTTCAGGTAAAACCACGCAAATTCCTAAAATGTGTTTAGAGCTAGGGCGTGGGGTTGATGGCTTAATTGGCCACACTCAACCAAGGCGACTAGCAGCACGAACGGTGGCGAATCGTATTGCAGAAGAAATGCAGTGTGAACTTGGCCAACAAGTTGGTTTTAAAATACGCTTTAGCGATCAGGTCTCGAATAATACCTATATTAAACTAATGACCGACGGTATTTTACTTGCCGAAATTCAACAAGATCGATTTTTAAATCAATACGACACCATTATTATTGATGAAGCGCACGAACGTAGTTTAAACATTGACTTTATTTTAGGTTATTTAAAAAACTTACTCCCTAAGCGCCCCGATTTAAAAATAATAATTACTTCAGCAACGATCGATCCGGAGCGTTTTTCAAAGCACTTTGATGATGCGCCAATTATAGAAGTATCAGGGCGAACCTTCCCGGTTGATGTACGTTACAACCCAGTTACTGAGATAAATAAAGAAGATATGGAAGCCGAAGGCGACCAACTGCAAGGTATTTTTGATGCAGTAGATGAGCTGTGTGCAGAAGGCCCCGGCGACATTTTAATATTTTTAAATGGTGAGCGTGAAATACGCGATACCGCCGATGCTCTCAGTAAACGTAATTTAAAACACACTGATATATTGCCGCTTTATTCGCGTTTATCAAACGCCGAGCAAAACCGCATATTTGCACCGCACTCGCGCCGCCATATTATTTTATCGACCAACGTTGCCGAAACATCGTTAACCGTACCGGGGATTCGTTATGTAATTGATCCGGGTACAGCGCGCATTAGCCGTTATAGTTACCGCACCAAGGTACAGCGCCTGCCGATAGAGCCAATATCGCAAGCCAGTGCAAATCAGCGAATGGGACGTTGTGGCCGAGTAGAGGCGGGTATTTGTATTCGTTTATACGCCGAGGATGACTTTTTATCGCGCCCTGAGTTTACCGATCCTGAAATACTACGTACTAATTTAGCTTCGGTTATTTTACAAATGCTAGCGCTGGGTTTAGGCGACATGGCGCAGTTTCCGTTTGTGCAAGCTCCAGATAGTCGTAACATAAGCGATGGTTTAACCTTGCTTGAGGAACTTCAAGCCGTACATCCTACTAAGCGTAACGACAAAACAGTGCTTACCCAGTCAGGGCGAGAATTAAGCCGTTTACCGGTCGATCCGCGTTTAGCTAAAATGGTGTTAACCGCACATAAGCTCGGTGCGCTACGTGAAGTAATTATTATAGTGGCGGCATTGTCAATTCAAGACCCTCGTGAGCGCCCGCAAGAAAAACGTGCTGCGGCAAACGAAAAACACGGCCGTTTTGATGATCCTGATTCAGACTTTATTGCATTTTTAAATCTGTGGAATTACTTAGAAGAGCAGCAAAGCGAGCTGACTAATAGCCAGTTTAGAAAACTTTGCCAAAAAGACTTCCTCGCTTATATGCGCCTTCGTGAGTGGCAAGATATTGTTTATCAAATAAGTACCGTATGTAACGAAATGGGGATGAAAGCCACATCGAATGCTGCCGATGGTGAGCAAGTTCACAAAGCATTACTGAGCGGTATGCTTAGCCATATTGGCTTTAAAGATGAAAAACAAATTTATAAAGGCGCGCGTAATAGCCAGTTTCATATTTTTCCGGGGTCGGGGTTATTTAAAAAGAGCCCAAAATGGCTAATGTCGGCAGAGCTGGTAGAAACCAGTAAATTATATGCCCGCACTAACGCCAAAATAGACATTAACTGGGTTGAGCCACTGGCGCAGCATTTGGTTAAGCGCAGTTATACAGAGCCACATTGGGAGAAAAAACCCGGTGCGGTAATCGCCTTTGAACAACAAACCTTGTATGGCCTGCTAATCGTTAATAAACGCCGCTGTGTGTATAGCAATATTGACCCTAAAGTGAGCCGTGAGCTGTTTATTCGCACCGCATTAGTTGAGCAGGAGCTGGGTTTAAACGAAAGTTTTTTAGAGTTTAACCGCGAGCTGATTGAAGATATTCAAGTGCTTGAAAACAAGTCGCGCAGGCGCGATATTTTAGTTGATGAGCAAACTTTATTTGAGTTTTACGATAAAAAAATTCCAAAAGAAATTAATAATCGTGCAGCATTTTTAAAATGGTATAAAACGCAAAAACAACAAAATAAACACTATTTGCAAATGAGCCGCGATGACTTAATGCAGCATGGTGCAAGCAGTATTACTGAGTTTGACTACCCAGATACTTGGCAGCAAGATAATTTAATTTTGCCCTTAGCGTATCATTTCGATCCCGGTCAAGCGGTTGACGGTGTGGCAGTACAAATACCGGTTGCGCTATTAAACCAAGTACAAGAAAGCGGCTTTGACTGGCATATACCTGCGTTTCGACATGAGTTAATAAGTGGTTTAATTAAATCACTGCCTAAGTCACTGCGCCGTAACTTTGTACCTGCGCCTAACTATGCCGATGCTGTTTTGGCGGCCATTGAGCCATTGCAGGGGAGTTTAATTGATGCACTTAGTAATCGACTATTAAAAATGACAGGAGTTCGAGTTGACCCTGATGCCTGGGATTTAAGTGCCTTGGCAGCGCATTTACGTTTGCAGTTTGAAGTACGTGGCGATAACGATAAGTTACTTGCGCGTGGCCTAGATTTAGCCAAACTTAAAGCACAGCTACAAGGCGAAGTAACACAAACACTATCCAAAGTAGCCGATAAAGGCATAGAAAAAGTAGACTTAACGCAGTGGGATTTTGGTGAGCTACCTAACTCATATGTAAAAAAACAAGGGCAATACGAAATTAAAGCGTACCCGGCGCTGGTGGATAAAAAATCAACTGCTGCTATTGAGCTTTTCGATAACGAAGTAAAAGCACAAGTTGCCCATCAACAAGGGCTGCGCCGATTAGTATTATTAAATGTGCCTTCACCAATAAAGTATTTGCAGCAAAACTTACCAAATAAGGCTAAGCTTGGATTGTATTTTAATCCTTTTGGTAAAATAGCCGATTTAATTGATGACTGCATTGCCGCCGGTGTTGATAGCTTATTATTAAAGTACGGTGACATTCGCACCAGCGACGCATTTGAAAGTGTAAAAGAGCATATACGTGGTGAGCTTGGCGACGCTGTAGTTGAAATTGCCACGCAAGTAGAGCAAGTGTTAAGTATTGCCCATGCCTTACATAAAAAAATGAAAGGACGGGTAGATTTAACCATGATCACTGCGCATGGTGATATTAAATCGCAATTAGAGTCTCTTGTTTTTAAAGGTTTTGTAAGCCAACATGGGGCAACTAAGCTAAGTGACTTAATTCGTTATTTAAAAGCGATTCAAAAACGTTTAGAAAAGTTACCCATAGATCCAAATCGCGATAGATTATGTGTACTTGAGCTTGATAAAGTGGCGCAAGAGTATAAAAAGCAAGCAAACAAAACCCCTAAAGGGATGCCTATTCCAAAAGAGGTAGAAGCTATATTTTGGATGCAGCAAGAGCTGAGAGTGTCTTTATTTGCACAGACCTTGGGTACTCCGTATCCAATTTCGGCAAAACGTGTGTTAAATGCAATAAAAGAAATAGAGTAA
- a CDS encoding response regulator, whose translation MSSSIEHKVQQLLVVDDEYFNYEILKAALSAKFDVNYADSGTSCLASAIANPPDIILLDVCMPGLDGYDTCRMLKHTPETKNIPIVMVSGLESPLEKQAGFDAGCDAYVVKPFSVPLLLEQINKIV comes from the coding sequence ATGTCCTCATCAATAGAACATAAAGTACAACAACTACTAGTGGTAGACGACGAGTATTTTAATTATGAAATACTCAAAGCAGCACTTAGCGCAAAGTTTGATGTTAATTATGCCGATTCTGGAACAAGCTGTTTAGCCTCTGCTATTGCTAATCCACCCGATATTATTTTGCTTGATGTATGTATGCCAGGGCTGGATGGTTACGACACGTGTAGAATGCTTAAACATACACCTGAGACAAAAAACATCCCTATTGTTATGGTGTCTGGGCTGGAGTCACCGCTTGAAAAGCAAGCTGGGTTTGACGCAGGCTGTGATGCTTATGTGGTAAAGCCGTTTTCTGTACCACTGTTGTTAGAGCAAATTAATAAAATAGTATAG
- a CDS encoding PilZ domain-containing protein — protein sequence MFTDDKRNFRRMQINTPAKLTTIEPIAGLNYNAECVDLSATGLSLHLDELLEPNTILLVHIDSTHPSIASLDATAKVIRASKEDDGTITAGLEIIQFN from the coding sequence ATGTTTACAGATGATAAGCGAAATTTTCGACGTATGCAGATCAATACACCGGCAAAGCTAACCACAATAGAGCCGATTGCTGGTTTAAATTATAATGCCGAATGCGTGGATTTGAGTGCGACTGGGTTGTCGTTGCATTTAGATGAGCTACTTGAGCCAAACACTATTTTATTGGTACATATAGACTCAACTCATCCGAGTATTGCGTCTTTAGATGCAACGGCTAAGGTGATACGCGCCAGCAAAGAAGATGACGGTACAATAACTGCTGGACTTGAGATAATACAGTTTAATTAG